Proteins co-encoded in one Brassica rapa cultivar Chiifu-401-42 chromosome A02, CAAS_Brap_v3.01, whole genome shotgun sequence genomic window:
- the LOC103854548 gene encoding chalcone synthase — translation MVMGALSLDEIRKAQRGDGPASILAIGTANPPNQVIQAEYPDYYFRITNSEHMTDLKEKFKRMCDKSMIKKRYMHLTEEFLKDNPNVCAFMAPSLDVRQDILVAEVPKLGKEAAVKAITEWGQPKSKITHLVFCTTSGVDMPGADYQLIKLLGLCPSVKRVMMYHQGCYAGGTVLRVAKDIAENNRGARVLIVCSEITVVTFRGPSETHLDSLVGQSLFGDGAAALIVGSDPDTSVGEKPIFEMVSAAQTILPDSQGAIEGHLKEVGLTFHLLKTVPGLISKNIEKCLEEAFKPLGISDWNSLFWIAHPGGPAILDQVEIKLGLKPEKMKATRHVLSEYGNMSSACVFFILDEMRRKAVEDGAETTGEGLEWGVLFGFGPGLTVETVVLHSVPL, via the exons ATGGTGATGGGTGCCTTGTCCTTGGATGAGATCAGAAAGGCACAAAGAGGTGATGGACCAGCAAGCATCTTGGCCATAGGCACTGCCAACCCTCCAAACCAAGTGATCCAAGCAGAGTATCCAGACTACTACTTCCGCATCACCAACAGTGAACACATGACCGACCTCAAGGAGAAGTTCAAGCGCATGT GCGACAAATCAATGATAAAGAAACGTTACATGCACTTGACTGAAGAGTTTCTCAAGGACAACCCCAACGTATGCGCCTTCATGGCTCCTTCCTTGGACGTTAGGCAGGACATCTTGGTGGCCGAGGTCCCTAAGCTAGGCAAAGAGGCTGCAGTGAAGGCCATCACGGAGTGGGGCCAGCCCAAGTCCAAGATCACTCATCTAGTCTTCTGCACCACCTCTGGTGTGGACATGCCTGGTGCTGACTACCAGCTCATCAAACTCCTTGGTCTGTGTCCTTCTGTTAAGCGTGTCATGATGTACCATCAAGGCTGCTACGCTGGTGGGACTGTCCTTCGTGTGGCTAAGGACATAGCTGAGAACAACCGCGGCGCTAGAGTACTTATTGTCTGCTCTGAGATTACAGTAGTCACCTTCCGTGGGCCCTCTGAGACCCACCTGGATTCCCTTGTTGGACAGTCCCTTTTTGGTGACGGCGCGGCTGCACTCATTGTGGGTTCAGACCCTGACACCTCTGTGGGAGAGAAACCAATCTTTGAGATGGTGTCTGCTGCACAGACCATTCTTCCTGACTCTCAAGGAGCCATAGAAGGACATCTGAAGGAGGTGGGACTCACCTTCCATCTCTTAAAGACTGTCCCCGGTCTCATCTCAAAGAACATTGAGAAGTGTCTTGAAGAAGCGTTTAAACCGCTTGGGATAAGTGACTGGAACTCTCTCTTCTGGATAGCTCACCCTGGAGGCCCTGCGATCTTGGACCAAGTTGAGATAAAGCTAGGACTGAAGCCAGAGAAGATGAAGGCCACTCGTCATGTCCTCAGCGAGTATGGAAACATGTCTAGTGCCTGTGTCTTCTTCATACTTGACGAGATGAGGAGGAAGGCGGTAGAGGATGGTGCAGAGACAACAGGAGAAGGGTTGGAGTGGGGTGTCTTGTTTGGTTTTGGACCTGGTCTCACTGTAGAGACAGTGGTCTTACACAGTGTTCCTCTCTGA
- the LOC103854547 gene encoding GTP cyclohydrolase 1-like codes for MNTFDKEHFNVEVKNGCFDLPFELQPETIAIQEAVKVILKGLGEDINREGIKKTPFRVAKALRQGTRGYKQKVKDFVQSALFPETGLDDGQAGGVGGLVVIRDLDHYSYCESCLLPFKVKCHVGYVPSGGRVLGLSKFSRVADVFAKRLQEPQRLAEEICSGLQRWVEPSGVAVVLQCSHPHYDGFVEATVTSGSGGFEDESSELWCEFLSLLKFKLRRDVSVGGWCPFVIENSSKEADSGMVSAVVSILKALGEDPSRKELVSTPTRFLKWMMKFQNVNFEMKLNRFDCKLEERRLCCEMNIKFWSMCEHHLLPFYGVVHIGYFCGDDEHNKAVERSLVESIVKFYGFKLQVQERMTRQIAETLSPQVNGDIIVVAEAEHTCMISRGIEKFGSSTATVAVLGRFSSDLSARTKFLESIQKTK; via the exons ATGAACACATTCGATAAAGAGCATTTCAATGTGGAGGTGAAAAACGGTTGCTTTGATCTTCCTTTCGAGTTACAACCAGAGACCATAGCGATCCAAGAAGCTGTCAAAGTCATACTAAAAGGTCTTGGCGAAGATATCAATCGTGAAGGCATTAAAAAGACTCCCTTTCGTGTCGCAAAGGCTCTCCGACAAGGAACCAGAG GTTATAAGCAAAAAGTAAAGGACTTTGTACAGAGTGCTCTGTTTCCAGAAACAGGGTTAGACGATGGGCAAGCAGGAGGAGTTGGTGGTCTCGTTGTGATCCGAGACCTTGATCATTACTCTTACTGTGAATCTTGTTTGCTTCCTTTTAAAGTCAAGTGTCATGTAGGATACGTCCCTTCTGGGGGACGCGTTCTTGGCCTAAGTAAGTTCTCTAGAGTCGCCGACGTTTTTGCTAAGCGGCTTCAAGAGCCTCAGCGTTTAGCTGAGGAGATATGTTCGGGTCTGCAGCGTTGGGTGGAACCATCTGGTGTCGCTGTTGTTCTCCAATGCTCGCATCCCCACTACGATGGTTTTGTGGAGGCAACGGTTACCTCCGGTTCAGGGGGTTTTGAGGATGAAAGTTCGGAGCTTTGGTGTGAGTTTCTGAGTCTTTTGAAGTTCAAACTGCGTAGAGATGTCTCTGTGGGAGGCTGGTGCCCGTTTGTTATTGAGAACTCATCCAAAGAAGCAGACTCGGGAATGGTTTCTGCGGTAGTCTCTATTCTGAAAGCTTTAGGAGAAGATCCCTCAAGGAAAGAGCTAGTTTCCACACCGACTCGGTTTCTAAAATGGATGATGAAGTTTCAGAACGTTAACTTTGAGATGAAACTGAACAGATTTGACTGCAAACTCGAGGAGAGAAGATTGTGTTGTGAGATGAATATCAAGTTTTGGTCAATGTGTGAGCATCATTTGCTTCCTTTCTATGGAGTTGTGCATATTGGCTACTTCTGTGGTGATGATGAGCACAACAAAGCTGTTGAGAGGTCGTTGGTGGAGTCTATTGTAAAGTTTTATGGGTTTAAGCTCCAAGTGCAAGAGAGGATGACTCGGCAAATAGCGGAGACATTGTCACCACAGGTTAATGGTGATATAATTGTGGTGGCGGAAGCTGAGCATACTTGTATGATCTCTAGGGGGATTGAGAAgtttgggagtagcacagctacAGTTGCGGTTTTAGGTCGGTTTTCGAGTGACCTTTCTGCAAGAACCAAGTTCCTAGAGAGTATTCAGAAAACAAAATAG
- the LOC103854545 gene encoding peptidyl-prolyl cis-trans isomerase FKBP15-2, which translates to MLAKSKMCLPRYSLFLIFFSLISFQGFAKKTGDVSELQIGVKFKPKTCEFKAHKGDRIKVHYRGKLTDGTVFDSSFERGDPFEFELGSGQVIEGWDQGLLGACVGEKRKLKIPAKLGYGEQGSPPTIPGGATLIFDTELIAVNGKPTVGKEEDEDEDEDDTSGDDEL; encoded by the exons ATGTTGGCGAAGAGCAAGATGTGTCTCCCCCGTTACTCCCTTTTCTTgatcttcttctctctcattTCCTTCCAAG GTTTCGCAAAGAAGACAGGAGATGTGTCTGAATTGCAGATCGGAGTTAAG TTTAAGCCAAAAACGTGTGAATTTAAAGCTCACAAGGGTGATAGGATCAAGGTGCACTACAGG GGGAAACTTACTGATGGAACTGTATTCGATTCGAGCTTTGAGAGGGGTGATCCGTTCGAGTTTGAACTAGGAAGTGGTCAGGTTATCGAAG GTTGGGATCAAGGATTGCTAGGTGCGTGTGTAGGAGAGAAGAGGAAGTTAAAGATACCTGCTAAACTTGGATATGGGGAACAAGGCTCTCCTCCAACTATCCCCG GTGGTGCAACACTGATATTTGATACTGAGCTTATTGCGGTGAATGGAAAACCAACTGttggaaaagaagaagatgaagacgaaGACGAAGACGACACATCTGGAGATG